The following are encoded together in the Phaseolus vulgaris cultivar G19833 chromosome 9, P. vulgaris v2.0, whole genome shotgun sequence genome:
- the LOC137820406 gene encoding arginine decarboxylase: MPALACCVDAAPPPGYAFAGDISFPAPVAFTDVPLPTTDDNTSHWSPSLSAALYNVDGWGGPYFAVNAAGNISVRSHGSATLPHQEIDLLKIVKKASDPKSIGGLGLQLPLIVRFPDVLKNRLECLQSAFDYAIQSEGYGSHYQGVYPVKCNQDRFVVEDIVKFGSPFRFGLEAGSKPELLLAMSCLCKGNPDALLICNGFKDAEYISLALVANKLALNTVIVLEQEEEVDLIIELSKKLCIKPVIGLRAKLRTKHSGHFGGTSGEKGKFGLTTAQILRVVKKLDLAGMLDCLQLLHFHIGSQIPSTALLADGVGEAAQIYCELVRLGANMRVIDIGGGLGIDYDGSKSCDSDISVGYSLEEYASAVVHAIQCVCDRRSVKNPVICSESGRAIVSHQSILVFEAVGTSTTVGGVSSAFSAPYVAGDLSEDYRFLSEAAFGGDYESCLAYTEELKERCVEQFKQGAVCMEQLAAVDGLCELVRKAVGAGEPVRRYHVNLSVFTSIPDAWGIEQVFPIIPIHRLDEKPSVRGILSDLTCDSDGKIDKFINGESSLPLHEVEGGSYYLGMFLGGAYEEALGGFHNLFGGPSVVRVSQSDGPHSFAVTRAVPGPSCGDVLRVMQHQPELMFETLKHRAYEYVSHDNAAVLASGLARTFDRMPYLVPLSSFGDADAAAAPEDEGVPWSY; the protein is encoded by the coding sequence ATGCCTGCCCTGGCTTGTTGCGTGGATGCTGCACCACCTCCCGGCTATGCATTTGCCGGTGACATCTCTTTTCCGGCGCCGGTCGCCTTTACCGACGTTCCTCTGCCTACGACAGACGACAACACTAGCCATTGGTCGCCGTCCCTCTCCGCCGCTCTCTATAACGTCGACGGATGGGGCGGCCCCTACTTTGCCGTCAACGCAGCCGGGAACATCTCCGTGCGCTCCCACGGGTCTGCCACCCTGCCGCACCAGGAGATCGATTTGCTGAAGATTGTCAAGAAGGCCTCCGATCCTAAATCTATCGGCGGCCTCGGCCTTCAGCTTCCCCTCATTGTCCGCTTCCCGGACGTTCTCAAGAACCGGTTGGAGTGCCTGCAGTCGGCGTTTGATTACGCAATCCAGTCTGAGGGTTACGGCTCCCATTACCAAGGAGTTTACCCAGTGAAATGCAACCAGGACCGATTCGTGGTAGAGGACATCGTCAAATTCGGTTCGCCCTTCCGGTTCGGTCTGGAGGCAGGTTCCAAACCGGAACTCCTTCTGGCTATGAGTTGTTTGTGCAAAGGCAACCCTGACGCGTTGTTGATATGTAACGGCTTCAAAGACGCGGAGTACATTTCTCTTGCCCTGGTCGCCAACAAGCTCGCCCTCAACACCGTGATTGTTCTGGAGCAAGAGGAGGAGGTTGATTTAATCATTGAATTGAGTAAGAAGCTTTGCATTAAGCCTGTGATTGGGCTGCGTGCGAAGCTCCGAACCAAGCATTCTGGCCATTTTGGTGGGACTTCAGGCGAGAAAGGCAAGTTTGGTCTGACCACCGCTCAGATTCTGAGGGTTGTGAAAAAGCTGGACCTCGCTGGCATGCTGGATTGCTTGCAACTGCTGCATTTTCATATTGGTTCTCAGATTCCCTCGACAGCGTTGCTTGCAGATGGCGTGGGAGAGGCTGCACAGATTTATTGTGAACTGGTTCGGCTCGGGGCGAACATGCGGGTCATCGATATTGGAGGTGGACTGGGCATTGATTACGACGGTTCCAAGTCGTGTGACTCTGATATATCAGTCGGGTATAGTCTGGAGGAGTATGCTTCCGCGGTTGTTCACGCGATTCAGTGTGTGTGCGATCGAAGGTCCGTTAAGAACCCTGTTATCTGTAGCGAGAGTGGAAGGGCCATTGTGTCTCATCAGTCGATCTTGGTTTTTGAGGCGGTCGGAACGAGCACTACCGTCGGCGGAGTCTCTTCGGCATTTTCTGCCCCATATGTGGCGGGGGATTTGTCGGAGGACTATCGTTTTCTGTCGGAGGCGGCGTTTGGAGGGGACTATGAAAGCTGTTTGGCGTACACGGAGGAGCTGAAGGAGCGGTGTGTGGAGCAGTTCAAACAGGGGGCGGTGTGTATGGAACAGCTGGCAGCGGTGGATGGGTTGTGTGAGTTGGTTAGGAAGGCAGTTGGGGCTGGGGAACCTGTTCGGAGATACCATGTGAACCTGTCTGTTTTCACTTCCATTCCTGATGCGTGGGGCATTGAACAGGTGTTTCCGATCATCCCCATTCATCGGTTGGACGAGAAGCCTTCCGTTAGGGGTATTCTCTCGGATTTGACTTGCGACAGCGATGGCAAGATTGACAAATTCATCAACGGGGAGTCCAGCCTGCCGCTGCATGAAGTTGAAGGAGGTAGTTACTATTTGGGAATGTTCTTGGGTGGGGCCTACGAGGAGGCGCTCGGTGGATTCCACAACTTGTTCGGCGGTCCCAGCGTTGTGAGGGTGTCGCAGAGTGATGGCCCTCACAGCTTCGCAGTCACGAGGGCCGTGCCGGGTCCATCCTGTGGAGATGTTCTTCGAGTGATGCAGCACCAGCCCGAGCTCATGTTCGAGACTCTCAAGCACCGTGCATACGAGTATGTCAGCCACGACAATGCTGCGGTTCTGGCCTCTGGGCTTGCTCGCACTTTTGACAGGATGCCTTATCTGGTTCCCCTGTCTTCCTTTGGTGATGCTGACGCCGCTGCCGCTCCCGAGGACGAGGGCGTGCCGTGGTCTTATTAG